The following proteins are encoded in a genomic region of Thermococcus pacificus:
- a CDS encoding phosphatase PAP2 family protein gives MPSLHNTFATINIITLWKYRKRLGGKALILINTLIPFATVFLGHHWVYDVLTGILLGAAVSKASWGWSINISERIYRLEVSSLQRVTVFNLLLALIVLVVAANPQRALEVIGGMLGTP, from the coding sequence CTGCCCTCGCTACACAACACATTCGCTACCATAAACATAATCACCCTCTGGAAATACCGCAAGAGGCTTGGAGGGAAGGCCCTCATACTCATCAACACGCTCATACCCTTCGCCACGGTCTTCCTTGGCCACCACTGGGTATACGACGTCCTCACTGGAATACTGCTCGGAGCGGCCGTCTCAAAGGCATCCTGGGGCTGGAGCATAAACATCTCCGAGAGGATATACCGGCTTGAGGTCTCATCCCTGCAGAGGGTCACAGTCTTCAACCTCCTCCTGGCCCTCATAGTGCTGGTCGTTGCGGCCAACCCGCAGAGGGCCCTGGAGGTCATCGG
- a CDS encoding HAD family hydrolase: MEVPNYGKVDFKAVLFDLNGTLGERGRINEEVKHLLERLADKYTVVVLSADTFGTLEEELKGLPVRVERVSNGVEKAEIAKGYAPYAALGNGNNDVAMLEGAELAFCVIGPEGATVDALLASDIVVKDVRDAIAMLLDERKLIATLRG, encoded by the coding sequence ATGGAGGTACCGAACTACGGGAAGGTCGATTTCAAAGCTGTTCTCTTCGACCTCAATGGGACGCTGGGAGAAAGAGGAAGGATAAACGAGGAGGTAAAGCACCTCCTTGAGAGGCTCGCGGATAAGTACACCGTTGTGGTTCTCAGTGCCGACACCTTTGGCACTCTTGAAGAAGAACTCAAGGGCCTGCCCGTGAGGGTCGAGAGGGTATCGAATGGAGTGGAGAAAGCAGAGATTGCAAAAGGTTACGCCCCATACGCGGCACTTGGCAACGGCAACAATGACGTGGCCATGCTCGAAGGGGCGGAGTTGGCTTTCTGCGTAATCGGGCCTGAAGGAGCGACCGTTGATGCACTACTCGCGAGCGATATCGTTGTAAAGGACGTGAGAGATGCCATAGCGATGCTCCTCGATGAGAGAAAGCTCATAGCGACGCTGAGGGGATGA
- a CDS encoding DEAD/DEAH box helicase translates to MSIFEVLKPLKTEIAKVHVFPPSEGEFGEFGFNNPEINALLEELGFTLYRHQVEALEKLYSGKNIVVTTPTASGKSEIFRLAIFDSYLSDPGRTYLLVYPTRALINNQFEKFSLQNLVFYRITGKSVSARILTGDVPWSERRELIREKPRVVFTTPDMLHYNVLRRWRDYEWLLRNLRYLVVDELHVYRGVFGSNAAWLFKRLLFRLKRLGVKPQIIALSATLRNPEEFAEKLFRARFEAVTEATNPFPRRYLVLFEPRNLEERQLLKALVERLAEKGIKTLVFFDSRKGTEKLMRFLLNSPAFSRTSTYKGTLPKNIRWEIERDFKDGKLLVLLTTNALELGIDIGDLDAVINYGIPPDGLFSLIQRFGRAGRKADREALNGIVLRKNGLDYYYREHFDELVERLEKGIIEYMPVKTDNERIAEKHLHYLLTELGILDWDELDEFERKIAERLVIERKADLKKNPLTGKLELRLRRPAFNYSSLRTASDESFFLVKDEPWIRGKLMEKASTRDLLNFINWLKMKGYVIEEVDTDEYHRSLLPGMAYFSRGELYMAMDRLSIGNFHFVFAGQLNRLWDVETFASKREDVEILEIKEEKSYRGVTIGLGKLRVRHVYTGYAVKGLDTGNYVAELVKLKERGILKGEIFSPASGEKVEAEEDFSILNWEKFAKVEFEEPHVREFETEGVWLVFPEWIRDVPAEEFREFLGKAAEKGFEDIAFHLYETLDRRKLFPLYLGSTSFIIRKMIGDALQKAGINDEELAFAIKKMVDSKDGIGSALHAIEHNLIKIAPIFTYVDSRELGGYSYASFPGEPYVGMPVVFIYDGNEGGAGLAEIIYGNIEKLMEKSLEHLKGCSCKDGCPVCVLSPKCGTFNEFLDKWSAIRVWERIFEEDGK, encoded by the coding sequence ATGTCAATATTCGAAGTCCTCAAGCCGCTGAAGACCGAGATAGCTAAAGTCCACGTCTTCCCGCCGAGTGAGGGTGAGTTTGGAGAGTTCGGGTTCAACAACCCCGAGATAAACGCCCTTCTGGAGGAACTCGGCTTCACCCTCTACAGGCACCAGGTTGAAGCCCTCGAAAAGCTCTATTCTGGCAAAAACATCGTCGTGACGACCCCCACGGCGAGCGGGAAGAGCGAGATTTTTAGGCTGGCCATCTTCGACTCCTACCTCTCGGACCCGGGGAGGACTTACCTCCTCGTTTACCCCACAAGGGCCCTCATAAACAACCAGTTCGAGAAGTTCTCCCTTCAAAACCTAGTCTTCTACCGCATAACGGGAAAGAGCGTGAGCGCGAGGATTCTGACGGGAGACGTCCCCTGGAGCGAGAGGAGGGAGCTAATCCGCGAGAAGCCGAGGGTTGTCTTCACGACTCCCGACATGCTCCACTACAACGTCCTGCGTCGCTGGAGGGACTACGAGTGGCTTTTGAGGAACCTGCGTTATCTGGTTGTTGACGAGCTCCACGTTTACCGCGGTGTCTTCGGGAGCAACGCGGCGTGGCTTTTCAAACGCTTACTCTTCAGGCTAAAGCGCCTCGGAGTTAAACCCCAGATAATAGCCCTCTCCGCAACGCTGAGGAACCCGGAGGAGTTCGCGGAAAAGCTGTTCAGGGCAAGGTTCGAGGCGGTAACTGAGGCAACTAACCCCTTCCCGAGGAGGTATCTGGTGCTCTTCGAGCCGAGGAACCTCGAGGAGAGGCAGCTTTTGAAGGCCCTAGTCGAGAGGCTCGCCGAGAAAGGCATCAAGACCCTCGTCTTCTTCGACAGCAGGAAGGGGACCGAAAAGCTAATGCGCTTCCTCCTCAACTCGCCGGCCTTTTCAAGGACGAGCACCTATAAAGGAACGCTCCCAAAGAACATCCGCTGGGAGATAGAGAGGGACTTCAAGGACGGCAAACTCCTGGTTCTGCTCACCACCAACGCCCTTGAGCTGGGAATAGACATAGGCGACCTCGACGCGGTGATAAACTACGGCATCCCGCCGGATGGCCTCTTCTCCCTCATCCAGCGCTTCGGAAGGGCAGGGAGAAAGGCCGACCGCGAAGCCCTCAACGGCATCGTCCTGAGGAAGAACGGCCTCGACTACTACTACCGCGAGCACTTTGACGAACTTGTCGAGAGGCTTGAGAAGGGCATCATCGAGTATATGCCTGTGAAGACAGACAACGAGCGCATAGCGGAAAAGCACCTCCACTACCTGCTCACCGAGCTCGGAATCCTCGACTGGGACGAGCTGGACGAGTTTGAGAGGAAAATTGCCGAAAGGCTCGTCATCGAGCGCAAAGCAGACTTAAAGAAGAACCCTCTGACCGGGAAGCTGGAGCTCCGCCTCAGGAGGCCGGCCTTTAACTACTCCTCGCTGAGGACGGCCAGCGACGAGAGCTTCTTCCTGGTGAAGGACGAGCCGTGGATAAGGGGCAAGCTAATGGAAAAGGCATCAACGCGCGATCTCCTCAACTTCATCAACTGGCTCAAGATGAAGGGCTACGTCATAGAAGAGGTCGACACGGACGAGTACCACCGCTCGCTCCTGCCGGGAATGGCCTACTTCTCCAGAGGAGAACTCTACATGGCGATGGACAGGCTGAGCATAGGCAACTTCCACTTCGTCTTCGCGGGGCAGTTAAACCGCCTCTGGGACGTCGAGACCTTCGCCAGCAAGCGCGAGGACGTTGAAATCCTCGAGATTAAGGAGGAGAAGTCCTACAGGGGAGTAACGATAGGCCTCGGGAAGCTCCGCGTCCGGCACGTCTATACTGGCTACGCCGTTAAAGGCCTCGATACCGGCAACTACGTGGCTGAACTGGTGAAGCTGAAGGAGAGGGGAATTCTAAAGGGTGAAATCTTCTCTCCGGCGAGCGGGGAGAAGGTGGAAGCCGAGGAGGACTTCTCGATACTCAACTGGGAGAAGTTTGCGAAGGTCGAGTTTGAGGAACCGCACGTGAGGGAGTTCGAGACCGAGGGAGTTTGGCTCGTCTTCCCCGAGTGGATAAGGGACGTCCCGGCCGAGGAGTTCCGGGAGTTCCTTGGGAAGGCGGCTGAGAAAGGATTTGAAGACATCGCGTTCCATCTCTACGAGACCCTCGACAGGAGGAAGCTCTTCCCTCTCTACCTCGGGAGCACGAGCTTCATCATAAGGAAGATGATAGGCGATGCCCTCCAGAAGGCGGGCATAAACGACGAGGAGCTGGCCTTCGCGATAAAGAAGATGGTGGACAGCAAGGACGGGATTGGCTCCGCGCTCCACGCGATAGAGCACAACCTCATCAAGATAGCGCCGATATTCACCTACGTTGATTCGAGAGAACTTGGTGGCTACAGCTACGCGAGCTTTCCGGGAGAGCCCTACGTTGGGATGCCAGTGGTCTTCATCTACGACGGCAACGAAGGGGGAGCAGGTCTGGCGGAAATCATCTACGGGAACATTGAGAAGCTCATGGAGAAGAGCCTCGAGCACCTGAAGGGCTGCTCCTGCAAAGACGGCTGTCCCGTCTGCGTCCTCTCGCCCAAGTGCGGCACCTTCAACGAGTTCCTCGACAAGTGGAGCGCCATAAGGGTCTGGGAGAGGATTTTTGAAGAAGACGGTAAGTGA
- a CDS encoding YigZ family protein: protein MGYRTLKGPGTAQFIVKKSVFIGYASPANTEDEAKAFIAKIKAHHSDATHNVSAYLINDGKNFAVRYDDDGEPKGSAGKPVLKVIQNKGLSNVVVVVTRYFGGIKLGYGGLVKAYSDAASLAIENAGIVEVYETERFEVTFPYNLFHTVRETVESAGGKVVDEEYGELVKFTVETRKGEAEPLMELLTEKTRGRARLRPLFMRPL, encoded by the coding sequence GTGGGTTACAGGACGCTGAAGGGCCCCGGAACGGCCCAGTTTATCGTTAAGAAGTCGGTCTTCATAGGCTACGCCTCTCCTGCAAACACGGAAGATGAAGCCAAGGCCTTCATAGCAAAGATAAAGGCCCACCACAGCGACGCGACCCACAACGTTTCGGCTTACCTCATTAACGACGGGAAGAACTTCGCGGTTCGCTACGACGATGACGGCGAACCAAAGGGCTCCGCCGGAAAGCCCGTCCTCAAGGTCATCCAGAACAAGGGCCTAAGCAACGTCGTGGTCGTGGTTACGCGCTACTTTGGAGGCATAAAGCTCGGCTACGGCGGGCTGGTTAAAGCGTACAGCGACGCGGCAAGCCTGGCCATTGAGAACGCCGGGATAGTGGAGGTTTATGAGACGGAGCGCTTTGAGGTGACCTTTCCTTACAACCTCTTTCACACGGTTAGGGAGACCGTTGAGAGTGCCGGTGGAAAGGTGGTAGACGAGGAGTACGGAGAGCTGGTGAAGTTCACGGTCGAGACGAGGAAGGGCGAAGCTGAACCCCTGATGGAGCTTTTGACCGAGAAAACGAGGGGCAGGGCAAGGTTGAGGCCGCTGTTTATGAGGCCACTGTGA
- a CDS encoding ribosome biogenesis/translation initiation ATPase RLI has protein sequence MSRIAVIDYDKCNPDKCGHFLCERVCPVNRMGGEAIIIDEENYKPIIQEASCTGCGICVHKCPFNAITIVNLPEQLDEDCVHRYGINSFVLYRLPIVKDGMVVGILGPNGTGKTTAVKILSGQLLPNLCGDNDSWDNVIKAFRGNELQNYFESLKNREIRPVVKPQYVDLIPKAVKGKVRDLLKKADEAGKFDEVVRELELENVLDRDIKHLSGGELQRVAIAAAILRDAHFYFFDEPSSYLDIRQRLKVARIIRHLADSGKAVLTVEHDLAVLDYLSDIIHVVYGKPGAYGIFSQPKSTRNGINEFLRGYLRDENVRFRPYEIRFTKSSERTSQASDILVEYPRLVKDYGGFRLEAEPGTLYMGEVVSIVGPNGIGKTTFVKMLAGVEEPTEGEIDWELKVSYKPQYIKADYEGTVFDLLSKIDAAKLMNSFYKTELLNPLGIPDLYDKQVNELSGGELQRVAITAALIREADLYLLDEPSAYLDVEQRLAVSRAIRHLMEKEGKTALVVEHDVLMIDYISDRLMVFEGEPGRQGKALPPMGMREGMNRFLASVGITFRRDPDTGRPRANKEGSVKDREQKEVGEYYYVAP, from the coding sequence ATGAGCAGGATAGCGGTCATCGATTACGACAAGTGCAACCCCGACAAGTGCGGCCACTTTCTCTGTGAGCGAGTCTGCCCGGTCAACCGAATGGGCGGTGAGGCGATAATCATCGATGAGGAGAACTACAAGCCTATCATCCAGGAAGCCAGCTGTACGGGCTGTGGAATCTGTGTCCACAAGTGCCCCTTCAACGCGATAACCATCGTTAATCTGCCGGAACAGCTCGACGAGGACTGCGTCCACCGCTACGGCATCAATTCATTCGTCCTCTACCGCCTCCCAATCGTCAAGGACGGTATGGTCGTCGGAATCCTCGGGCCGAACGGAACCGGTAAGACAACGGCCGTTAAGATACTCTCCGGCCAGCTCCTCCCGAACCTCTGCGGCGACAACGATTCCTGGGACAACGTGATAAAGGCTTTCAGGGGCAACGAGCTCCAGAACTACTTCGAGAGTCTAAAGAACCGCGAGATAAGGCCGGTCGTCAAGCCACAATACGTTGACCTCATCCCGAAGGCGGTCAAGGGCAAGGTCAGGGACCTCCTCAAGAAGGCAGACGAGGCCGGAAAGTTCGACGAGGTTGTCAGGGAGCTCGAGCTCGAGAACGTCCTCGACAGGGACATAAAGCACCTCTCCGGCGGTGAGCTGCAGAGGGTTGCCATAGCGGCCGCCATACTTCGCGACGCGCACTTCTACTTCTTCGACGAGCCTTCCAGCTACCTTGACATAAGACAGCGCCTCAAGGTCGCGAGGATAATCCGCCACCTGGCCGATTCCGGAAAGGCGGTTCTAACCGTCGAGCATGATCTGGCGGTCCTCGACTACCTCAGCGACATCATCCACGTCGTCTACGGAAAGCCAGGGGCCTACGGTATATTCTCCCAGCCCAAGAGCACGAGAAACGGAATAAACGAGTTCCTCCGCGGCTACCTCCGCGACGAGAACGTCCGCTTCAGGCCATACGAGATAAGGTTTACCAAATCGAGCGAGAGAACGAGCCAGGCGAGCGACATCCTCGTTGAGTACCCGCGCCTCGTGAAGGACTACGGCGGCTTTAGACTCGAGGCTGAGCCCGGAACACTCTACATGGGCGAAGTCGTGAGCATAGTCGGCCCGAACGGTATAGGTAAGACGACATTCGTGAAGATGCTCGCCGGTGTCGAGGAGCCGACCGAGGGCGAGATAGACTGGGAGCTCAAGGTCAGCTACAAGCCCCAGTACATAAAGGCCGACTACGAGGGCACGGTCTTCGACCTCCTCAGCAAAATCGACGCGGCGAAGCTCATGAACAGCTTCTACAAGACGGAGCTCCTCAACCCTCTCGGAATTCCAGACCTCTACGACAAGCAGGTCAACGAGCTCTCGGGCGGTGAGCTGCAGAGGGTTGCCATAACCGCTGCCCTCATACGTGAAGCTGACCTCTACCTCCTCGACGAGCCTTCAGCCTACCTCGACGTCGAGCAGAGGCTGGCCGTTTCGAGGGCCATAAGGCACCTCATGGAGAAGGAGGGGAAGACGGCTTTGGTTGTCGAGCACGACGTCCTCATGATAGACTACATCAGCGACAGACTCATGGTCTTCGAGGGCGAACCGGGAAGGCAGGGTAAGGCCCTGCCGCCGATGGGTATGCGCGAGGGTATGAACAGGTTCCTGGCCAGCGTCGGCATAACCTTCAGGCGCGACCCAGATACCGGAAGGCCGAGGGCCAACAAAGAGGGAAGCGTTAAGGACAGGGAGCAGAAAGAGGTGGGCGAGTACTACTACGTCGCCCCGTGA